In the Chryseobacterium sp. MYb264 genome, one interval contains:
- a CDS encoding helix-turn-helix domain-containing protein encodes MKSKREDFGNIVYSCYTQLSRQGEHFVSDHVLSYQIAGDLVLNDGFHDYSAKDGSIRFLRRNQLLKFIKQPPPNGEFQSLSIYLDQQTLKDFSVEYNLISEKKEHHKPLWLLHESSELQNYMHSLLIYQNSGKLSDPRLVDLKIKEALILLLQEDPDLKNILFDFNEPGKIDIEAFMNKNFHFNVNLDRFAYLTGRSLATFKRDFEKIFGITPGKWLLRKRLQEAHYLILEKGKMASDIYLDLGFEDLSHFSFAFKKQFGASPSKII; translated from the coding sequence ATGAAATCTAAAAGAGAAGATTTTGGCAATATCGTTTATTCCTGTTATACGCAACTGAGCCGGCAGGGAGAGCATTTTGTGTCGGATCATGTGCTGAGTTATCAGATTGCCGGAGACTTGGTTTTGAATGACGGTTTTCATGATTATTCAGCAAAAGATGGTTCTATCCGTTTTTTGAGAAGAAATCAGTTGTTGAAATTTATTAAACAACCACCTCCGAATGGCGAATTTCAGTCTTTGTCCATTTATCTCGATCAACAAACGTTAAAGGATTTTAGTGTTGAATATAATTTGATCTCCGAAAAAAAAGAGCATCATAAACCCTTGTGGCTGTTGCATGAAAGTTCGGAACTTCAAAATTATATGCACTCATTATTAATATATCAAAATTCTGGAAAGCTTTCGGATCCTCGTTTGGTTGATCTAAAAATAAAAGAAGCGTTGATTTTATTGCTTCAGGAAGATCCCGATTTGAAAAATATTTTGTTTGATTTTAATGAACCCGGTAAAATTGATATTGAAGCATTTATGAATAAAAACTTTCATTTTAATGTTAATTTAGATCGGTTTGCTTATTTAACGGGAAGAAGTTTGGCAACATTCAAACGTGATTTTGAAAAGATATTCGGCATTACACCCGGAAAATGGTTGCTCAGAAAAAGATTGCAGGAGGCGCATTATTTAATTTTAGAAAAAGGGAAGATGGCTTCCGATATTTATCTGGATCTTGGTTTTGAAGACCTTTCTCACTTTTCATTTGCTTTTAAAAAACAGTTTGGTGCATCGCCAAGTAAAATAATTTAG
- a CDS encoding oxidoreductase — protein MKKVWFITGSSKGLGKNLVEAVLAKGDNVVATARNPQQLNDLVEKYPEQTLALELDVQNKEQIYSTVEKAVDYFGRIDVLVNNAGFGITGAAEAFTNEQVRNQLEVNLYAPIEVTRAVLPYMRKQRSGNILQISSVGGRVGNAGLSIYQAAKFGLSGFSESLSKEIAPLGIEVTCIEPGGFRTEWAGSSMSFAKDVEGYETTVGGIKEHLTSGKFLPMGDPAKAAKVMIDVVEAENPPLHLVLGSEAASILRAADEKRKEEFEKWMDVTISTDHDEAVNMFETEYGKQYLAHKGISLK, from the coding sequence ATGAAAAAAGTTTGGTTTATCACAGGAAGTTCAAAAGGTTTAGGTAAAAATCTTGTTGAAGCAGTTTTAGCAAAAGGAGATAACGTGGTGGCAACCGCTAGAAATCCTCAACAGTTAAATGATTTGGTTGAAAAATATCCGGAACAGACTCTCGCATTGGAATTAGATGTTCAGAACAAAGAACAGATTTATTCAACAGTAGAAAAAGCGGTGGATTATTTTGGAAGAATTGATGTATTGGTGAATAACGCAGGTTTCGGAATTACAGGAGCGGCAGAAGCTTTTACCAATGAGCAGGTCAGAAATCAGCTGGAAGTTAATTTATATGCGCCGATTGAAGTAACGAGAGCGGTTTTACCTTATATGAGAAAACAACGTTCGGGAAATATTTTACAGATCAGTTCTGTTGGCGGTAGAGTAGGGAATGCGGGGCTTTCGATTTATCAGGCTGCAAAATTCGGTCTTTCAGGATTTTCGGAATCATTAAGTAAAGAAATTGCGCCTCTCGGAATTGAAGTGACGTGCATTGAACCCGGTGGTTTCCGCACAGAATGGGCAGGTTCTTCAATGAGTTTCGCCAAAGATGTTGAAGGATACGAGACAACCGTGGGCGGAATTAAAGAACATTTAACTTCAGGGAAATTTTTACCGATGGGAGATCCTGCAAAAGCAGCGAAAGTAATGATTGATGTTGTTGAAGCTGAAAACCCGCCTTTGCATCTTGTGTTGGGAAGCGAAGCGGCTTCTATTCTTCGTGCTGCTGATGAAAAAAGAAAGGAAGAGTTTGAAAAATGGATGGATGTAACGATTTCTACCGATCATGATGAAGCCGTAAATATGTTTGAAACTGAATATGGTAAGCAATATTTGGCTCACAAAGGAATTAGTTTGAAATAA
- a CDS encoding acyl carrier protein — MSDIASRVKAIIADKLDVEETEVTPEASFTNDLGADSLDTVELIMEFEKEFNIQIPDDQAEKITTVGHAIAYIEEVVNK; from the coding sequence ATGTCAGACATTGCATCAAGAGTAAAAGCTATCATCGCTGATAAGCTTGACGTTGAAGAAACAGAAGTAACTCCAGAAGCTAGCTTCACTAACGATTTAGGAGCAGATTCTTTGGATACAGTTGAACTTATCATGGAATTCGAAAAAGAATTTAACATTCAAATCCCTGATGATCAAGCTGAAAAAATTACTACTGTAGGACACGCTATCGCTTATATCGAAGAAGTAGTAAATAAATAA
- the fabF gene encoding beta-ketoacyl-ACP synthase II, with protein MELKRVVVTGFGAITPIGNNAKEYWENLLKGESGAAPITLFDATNFKTKFACEVKGFNPLDHFDKKEAKKMDRNTQLGLVAAKEAVSHSRIIEDNVDKNRVGVIWGSGIGGLETFETEVLGWAQTDIPRFNPFFIPKMIADITPGHISIEYGFHGPNYTTVSACASSANAIIDSKMLIQLGKADVIVCGGSEAAVTASGVGGFNAMMALSTRNDDPTTASRPFDKDRDGFVLGEGAGCIILEEYEHAVKRGATIYAELKGGGMSADAHHMTAPHPEGLGAYLVMKNCLEDAGLTADEVDHINMHGTSTPLGDIAESNAISKLLGEHAFDIQINSTKSMTGHLLGAAGVIEAIAALGTIIHGIVPPTINHFTDDENIDSRLNFTFNDAVKKDVKVAMSNTFGFGGHNACVLFKKI; from the coding sequence ATGGAATTAAAAAGAGTAGTTGTAACCGGTTTTGGAGCAATAACACCGATTGGAAATAATGCAAAAGAATACTGGGAAAATCTTCTAAAAGGTGAGAGCGGTGCTGCTCCGATTACTCTTTTTGATGCCACAAACTTTAAAACGAAATTCGCTTGCGAGGTGAAAGGTTTCAATCCATTAGACCATTTCGATAAGAAAGAGGCTAAAAAAATGGATAGAAACACACAACTTGGGTTGGTAGCTGCTAAGGAAGCGGTATCCCACTCAAGGATTATTGAAGACAATGTAGATAAAAACAGAGTTGGCGTAATCTGGGGTTCCGGAATCGGAGGTTTAGAGACTTTTGAAACTGAAGTTTTAGGTTGGGCTCAGACGGATATTCCGAGATTTAACCCTTTCTTTATCCCTAAAATGATTGCGGATATTACTCCGGGGCATATCTCAATCGAATATGGATTCCATGGACCGAATTACACAACTGTTTCTGCATGTGCATCTTCAGCAAATGCTATAATTGACTCCAAAATGCTGATCCAGTTAGGAAAAGCGGACGTCATTGTTTGCGGAGGCTCTGAGGCAGCCGTTACAGCAAGTGGTGTCGGTGGATTCAATGCAATGATGGCACTTTCTACAAGAAATGATGATCCTACAACAGCATCCAGACCATTTGATAAAGACAGAGACGGCTTTGTACTGGGTGAAGGAGCAGGATGCATTATCCTTGAAGAATATGAGCACGCGGTAAAACGTGGGGCTACAATCTATGCAGAATTAAAAGGTGGCGGTATGAGTGCAGATGCACATCACATGACAGCGCCTCATCCTGAAGGTTTAGGAGCTTACTTGGTAATGAAAAATTGCCTGGAAGATGCAGGATTAACTGCTGATGAAGTAGATCACATCAATATGCATGGTACGTCTACTCCATTAGGAGATATTGCAGAATCTAACGCGATTTCAAAATTATTAGGAGAGCACGCTTTCGACATTCAGATCAATTCTACAAAATCAATGACAGGTCACCTTTTGGGTGCAGCCGGAGTGATTGAAGCTATTGCTGCGTTGGGAACTATTATTCATGGTATTGTTCCTCCTACCATCAACCATTTTACTGATGATGAAAATATCGACAGCAGACTGAACTTTACGTTCAATGATGCTGTGAAGAAAGATGTAAAAGTAGCCATGAGTAATACTTTTGGGTTTGGTGGACATAACGCTTGCGTTCTATTTAAGAAAATCTAA
- the rnc gene encoding ribonuclease III, which yields MELQKYFSKFLLKKRKRQLTERDYNLSMALNKMLGTEVQNVALYREAFSLKNSSKNQDNSNYERLEFLGDSVLGTIISCHLFQTYPQANEGYLTQMKSKIVNRKNLNKLGEDLKLTDLLQKQASAALGENISGNLFEALIGAVYLDFHYDTCKKIILERLLTPTEINKLENKIVSYKGLLLEWSQKKKLNIKYETCEEIQVNKAITFRCHVWLGAEKIANATETSKKKAEEKAAQRAFYILNKKENILGNSKTL from the coding sequence ATGGAGTTACAGAAATACTTTTCTAAATTCCTTCTCAAAAAAAGAAAAAGACAGCTTACAGAGAGAGACTACAACCTGAGTATGGCATTAAATAAAATGCTGGGAACTGAGGTGCAGAATGTTGCTCTTTACCGCGAAGCTTTTTCTTTAAAAAATTCTTCTAAAAATCAGGATAACAGTAATTACGAAAGGCTTGAATTTTTAGGAGATTCTGTTTTGGGTACAATTATCTCTTGTCATTTGTTCCAGACTTATCCTCAGGCTAATGAAGGATATCTGACGCAGATGAAATCTAAGATTGTTAATAGGAAAAATCTTAATAAATTAGGAGAAGATCTCAAGTTGACAGATCTGTTACAAAAACAGGCTTCTGCAGCACTGGGTGAAAACATCTCCGGAAATTTATTTGAGGCACTCATTGGCGCCGTGTATTTAGACTTCCACTATGATACCTGCAAAAAGATCATTTTGGAACGATTGCTTACGCCAACTGAGATTAATAAGCTTGAAAACAAAATTGTCAGCTATAAAGGGCTTCTCCTCGAATGGAGCCAGAAAAAAAAGCTGAATATAAAGTATGAAACTTGTGAGGAAATCCAGGTGAACAAAGCAATAACATTCAGATGCCATGTATGGCTGGGAGCTGAAAAAATTGCCAACGCCACCGAGACTTCCAAGAAAAAGGCAGAGGAAAAGGCAGCACAGAGGGCATTTTATATTTTAAACAAAAAAGAAAACATACTTGGAAATTCAAAAACTTTATGA
- a CDS encoding IPExxxVDY family protein yields the protein MEIQKLYDLDDIEFEDIAIGLVRLAKHIPDHEFFYKINQNNDLKFFRKQDIVFHGVFYDYYFSRFEAYHKFTKTCFTFISNKSTESKQKKLQTELFSGEDNIKFLLNNQVDVQYILHSSEQFPDFSVILLPENLVFPIQDYTLGSEEELYQIIQYYE from the coding sequence TTGGAAATTCAAAAACTTTATGACCTGGATGATATAGAATTTGAAGATATTGCCATAGGATTGGTAAGATTAGCAAAACATATACCCGATCATGAGTTTTTCTATAAAATAAATCAAAACAACGACCTCAAATTTTTCAGAAAACAAGACATTGTTTTTCATGGGGTGTTTTATGACTACTATTTTTCAAGATTCGAGGCCTACCACAAGTTTACAAAGACCTGTTTTACTTTCATTTCAAATAAATCTACGGAAAGTAAGCAAAAAAAACTACAGACTGAGCTATTCTCAGGAGAAGATAACATTAAATTTTTATTAAATAATCAGGTAGATGTGCAATATATTTTGCATAGTTCGGAACAGTTTCCTGATTTTTCCGTAATTTTGCTCCCTGAAAATCTTGTGTTTCCAATTCAAGATTATACATTAGGTTCTGAAGAGGAACTTTATCAAATTATCCAGTATTATGAATAA
- the pyk gene encoding pyruvate kinase has protein sequence MNKYLKKTKIIATLGPASSSKEVMLGLMKAGVDIFRINFSHADYDLVRSNIEIIRELNKEYGYSVGILGDLQGPKLRVGVVKEGSYLNPGDILTFTNEKIEGDSTKVYMTYQQFPQDVKAGERILIDDGKLMLEVIETNSIDTVKAKTIQGGPLSSKKGVNLPNTNVSLPALTEKDIQDANFMLDMEVDWIALSFVRHAQDIIDLKELINAHPNGKFKTPIIAKIEKPEGVKNIDEILMECDGLMVARGDLGVEVPMEEVPAIQKTLVEKARYYSKPVIIATQMMETMINSLTPTRAEVNDVANSVLDGADAVMLSGETSVGRYPVQVVENMAKIVKNIEMTHFYQHKNEPIEKDFDCIDERFITNRVCLAAVRIAKTTNVSAIVTLTSSGYTAFQLSAHRPDSHIIVYSGNKRVINMLNLLWGVHAYYYDMNKSTDETIIQVNMLTHNYGFIESGDFVININATPSYEGGKTNTLRLTTV, from the coding sequence ATGAATAAGTATTTAAAGAAGACAAAAATTATCGCGACACTTGGACCGGCGTCATCGTCGAAGGAAGTAATGTTAGGGCTAATGAAAGCAGGTGTTGACATTTTCAGAATCAATTTTTCACATGCAGATTACGACTTAGTTCGATCAAATATTGAAATAATCAGAGAACTTAATAAGGAATATGGTTATTCAGTGGGTATTTTGGGAGACCTACAAGGGCCGAAACTAAGAGTGGGGGTTGTAAAAGAAGGTTCTTACCTGAATCCGGGTGACATCCTTACTTTTACCAATGAAAAAATAGAAGGGGATTCTACAAAAGTGTATATGACTTATCAACAGTTTCCTCAAGATGTAAAAGCTGGTGAAAGAATTCTTATCGACGACGGAAAATTAATGTTGGAAGTTATCGAGACCAATAGTATAGATACTGTAAAAGCAAAGACAATTCAAGGGGGACCATTAAGTTCTAAAAAAGGGGTAAACCTTCCTAATACAAACGTTTCTCTTCCTGCTTTAACAGAAAAAGATATTCAGGATGCCAATTTCATGCTAGACATGGAGGTTGATTGGATCGCACTTTCTTTCGTTCGTCATGCTCAGGATATTATCGATTTAAAAGAGTTGATCAATGCTCATCCAAACGGAAAATTCAAAACTCCGATTATCGCGAAAATTGAAAAGCCGGAAGGGGTAAAAAATATCGACGAGATCCTAATGGAATGTGATGGATTAATGGTTGCTCGTGGTGATCTAGGTGTGGAAGTTCCGATGGAAGAAGTTCCTGCTATCCAAAAAACATTGGTAGAGAAGGCGAGATATTATTCTAAACCGGTAATTATCGCTACTCAGATGATGGAAACAATGATCAACAGCTTAACGCCTACAAGAGCGGAAGTGAATGACGTTGCCAACTCTGTATTGGATGGTGCTGATGCGGTAATGCTTTCAGGAGAAACTTCTGTAGGTAGATACCCAGTTCAGGTGGTAGAAAACATGGCTAAAATTGTGAAAAACATCGAGATGACCCATTTTTACCAACACAAAAACGAACCAATTGAAAAAGACTTCGACTGTATTGATGAGAGATTCATCACCAACAGAGTATGTCTTGCTGCGGTAAGAATCGCTAAAACAACTAATGTTTCTGCTATCGTTACTTTAACGAGTTCTGGTTATACTGCATTCCAGTTGTCAGCTCACAGACCAGATTCTCACATCATTGTTTACAGCGGTAACAAAAGAGTGATCAACATGTTGAACCTTCTTTGGGGTGTTCACGCATACTATTATGATATGAACAAATCTACTGACGAAACAATTATCCAGGTTAATATGTTAACACACAACTACGGATTTATCGAGTCCGGAGACTTTGTCATCAACATCAATGCTACTCCGTCTTACGAAGGTGGAAAAACAAATACCTTGAGATTGACTACGGTTTAA